One window of the Lactobacillus sp. PV034 genome contains the following:
- a CDS encoding rhodanese-like domain-containing protein, which produces MTVISIKSINQHLKNNPNSYLIDVRSSIEFATGHIPVSINFPLDELIHFNFPKHHSYLLICNTGRRAKEAYDYLKEKGYGNIFHIKENIFSWHGKLAHDF; this is translated from the coding sequence ATGACTGTGATTTCAATTAAAAGTATTAATCAACATCTAAAAAACAATCCTAATAGCTATTTGATTGACGTCAGATCTTCAATCGAGTTTGCCACTGGTCATATTCCAGTAAGTATTAATTTTCCTCTTGATGAATTAATTCATTTTAATTTTCCAAAACATCATTCATATCTTCTAATTTGTAATACTGGTCGACGCGCAAAAGAAGCTTATGATTATTTAAAAGAAAAAGGATATGGGAATATTTTTCATATAAAAGAAAACATATTTTCTTGGCACGGCAAACTCGCACATGATTTTTAA
- a CDS encoding mucin-binding protein, with the protein MIKKNNILKKVSLPTITLGMLMGTLFLGSTAHADTINSSNNLHSENIKVNRADEDVTQIHNVTETINYVYEDGSQAAPTKTVTRSFSRVDIENKANRMIVNPGGGWNTRSQTFDAVPSPEISGYKANMNIVDPQTINPDSQNLIFTVIYTPLEERAEMSNTSNNNSSGAESNTNQKSENAVVTAADGKKGQLPQTGVKENSQLIGSIIGMMLTLISILGFSKKVEEKL; encoded by the coding sequence ATGATAAAGAAAAATAATATTTTAAAAAAAGTTAGTTTACCTACAATTACCCTGGGAATGTTAATGGGGACGCTGTTTTTAGGTTCTACTGCTCATGCCGATACTATTAATAGTAGTAATAATTTACATTCAGAAAATATAAAAGTTAATAGAGCAGACGAAGATGTAACGCAAATACATAATGTTACTGAAACTATTAATTATGTATATGAGGATGGAAGCCAAGCTGCCCCTACTAAAACTGTTACTCGTTCTTTTTCAAGAGTGGATATTGAAAACAAAGCAAATAGGATGATTGTAAATCCAGGTGGTGGTTGGAATACTCGAAGCCAAACCTTTGATGCTGTGCCTTCACCAGAAATTTCAGGTTATAAAGCTAATATGAATATCGTTGATCCTCAAACTATAAATCCTGATAGTCAAAATCTAATATTTACAGTTATTTATACACCACTTGAAGAGAGGGCTGAAATGAGTAATACCTCAAATAATAATTCAAGTGGAGCTGAATCTAATACTAACCAAAAAAGTGAAAATGCTGTCGTAACTGCTGCTGATGGTAAAAAAGGACAGCTTCCTCAAACTGGTGTTAAAGAAAATAGTCAACTTATTGGATCGATAATAGGGATGATGCTAACTTTAATAAGTATATTGGGCTTTAGTAAAAAAGTAGAAGAAAAGTTATAA
- a CDS encoding L-lactate dehydrogenase yields MRKVAIIGLGHVGATVAYTIFTHGYADTLVLLDKNQAKVEAEYNDLRDTLARNNYYVNVVRQDWKELKDTDVIITAFGDIAATVKTGDRFGEFDINAKNTQEVGQQIKASGFNGVIINISNPCDAISTLLQESTGLSKNQVFGTGTFLDTARMQRIVGEKLNEDPRSVEGFVLGEHGASQFTAWSTVRVNGKSANELFSKSEEETLGAQPNKNSMRVAAGKGYTSYAIATCGVRLMQAVFANARLFAPTSVFLDEVGTYIGYPAIIGKDGIEEVPALELTEAEEQKLQDSASIIKKHIAQLK; encoded by the coding sequence ATGAGAAAAGTAGCAATTATTGGATTAGGACATGTTGGTGCAACAGTAGCTTATACAATTTTTACTCATGGTTATGCTGATACCTTAGTATTATTGGATAAAAATCAAGCTAAAGTAGAAGCCGAGTATAACGATTTACGCGATACTTTGGCACGCAATAATTATTATGTAAATGTTGTAAGGCAAGATTGGAAAGAATTAAAAGATACTGATGTAATTATTACAGCTTTCGGTGATATTGCTGCTACAGTAAAAACTGGTGATCGTTTTGGAGAATTTGACATTAATGCTAAGAATACTCAAGAAGTCGGTCAACAAATTAAAGCAAGTGGATTTAATGGTGTAATAATTAATATTTCAAATCCTTGTGATGCAATTTCTACTCTTTTACAAGAGAGTACAGGATTATCTAAGAACCAAGTATTTGGCACCGGAACTTTTTTAGATACAGCACGGATGCAACGAATTGTGGGTGAAAAGTTAAACGAAGACCCAAGAAGTGTAGAAGGATTTGTGTTAGGAGAACACGGCGCCTCACAGTTTACTGCTTGGTCAACTGTACGAGTAAATGGTAAAAGTGCAAATGAGCTTTTTTCTAAATCTGAAGAAGAAACTTTGGGTGCGCAGCCCAATAAGAACTCGATGAGAGTCGCAGCTGGAAAGGGATATACTTCTTATGCTATAGCTACCTGCGGAGTTAGATTAATGCAGGCTGTCTTTGCAAATGCGCGTTTATTTGCACCGACATCAGTATTCTTAGATGAAGTAGGTACCTATATTGGCTATCCTGCAATTATTGGAAAAGATGGGATTGAAGAAGTTCCAGCACTTGAGTTGACTGAAGCTGAAGAACAAAAATTACAAGATTCAGCATCAATTATCAAAAAACATATTGCTCAATTAAAATAA
- a CDS encoding DUF898 family protein, which translates to METRHGRDSFFDGGLFAYIGWRILGFILTVCTFGICFPWALCLIYGWETNHTVIEGHRMKFVGSAVGLFGNWIKWLVLSIITVGIYSFWVGIKLRDWKAKNTIFVS; encoded by the coding sequence GTGGAAACTAGACATGGTAGAGATTCTTTTTTTGATGGTGGCCTATTTGCTTATATTGGCTGGAGAATATTAGGCTTTATTTTAACAGTATGTACATTTGGGATCTGTTTTCCTTGGGCTTTATGTTTAATATATGGTTGGGAAACTAACCACACAGTCATTGAAGGACATCGAATGAAATTTGTAGGTAGTGCAGTAGGTTTATTTGGTAATTGGATTAAATGGCTAGTTCTATCAATTATTACCGTAGGGATTTATAGTTTTTGGGTAGGAATAAAACTACGTGATTGGAAGGCTAAGAATACTATATTTGTTAGCTAA
- a CDS encoding peptidoglycan-binding protein LysM, giving the protein MAFSGLVAVNTVNPTTQVQAATQSVTINYVPGYGIAVWSNYQGGHTTGQYLKHGDSYKVIATATDSQGNTWYDLGLNQWIMAKYTIDSAKVTTSTQATSSAEQAAKNWIANRESGGSYTARNGQYVGKYQLSASYLHGDYSPANQERVANNYVKSRYGSWVNAKNFWIRHGWY; this is encoded by the coding sequence ATTGCATTTTCTGGTTTAGTTGCTGTTAATACTGTTAACCCAACTACACAAGTACAAGCTGCTACTCAATCAGTTACAATCAATTATGTACCAGGATACGGAATTGCTGTTTGGAGCAACTACCAAGGTGGACACACAACTGGTCAATACTTGAAGCATGGCGATAGCTACAAGGTAATCGCAACTGCAACAGATTCTCAAGGTAATACTTGGTATGATTTGGGTCTTAATCAATGGATTATGGCTAAATATACTATCGATTCTGCCAAAGTAACTACTTCTACTCAAGCTACTTCTTCTGCTGAACAAGCTGCTAAGAACTGGATTGCAAATCGTGAATCAGGCGGTTCTTATACTGCTCGTAATGGCCAATATGTTGGTAAGTATCAATTATCAGCATCATATTTACACGGTGACTACTCACCAGCTAATCAAGAACGAGTTGCTAATAATTACGTAAAAAGTCGTTATGGTTCATGGGTTAATGCCAAAAACTTTTGGATCCGTCACGGCTGGTACTAA
- the nagA gene encoding N-acetylglucosamine-6-phosphate deacetylase produces MSYYIHASKFFLENRTEIGGYLKVEDNGKFSLYYPENEKPVDGKIKEYNDKWIAPGYFDTHIHGLLEEDVMKSNWEGINKISEGLLRAGVTSWLPTTITAGHDQLIKICQMFAANKGKETGAKIQGIHFEGPYFTPEHGGAENPKYMRDPSIKELHEYEEASAGMLVKMSLAPERQGAREFVREAVKDGITIALGHSSSNFEKAIACIEAGASMFCHTYNGMNQLSQHEPNIIGAAYSARLVTDELICDGHHVEEPAVRALINAKGPEHIALITDCMEAGLMPDGDYMLGELPVYVKDGMARLKENNNLAGSILLLKDAVKNLVNWNVVTPEDAIMMASYVPANSVNMAKKCGVIKPDHDADFIVLDHNLEVEETYLNGVSRFKKHKSYE; encoded by the coding sequence ATGTCTTATTATATTCATGCAAGTAAATTCTTCTTAGAAAATAGAACTGAAATCGGTGGCTATTTAAAGGTAGAAGATAACGGTAAGTTTAGTCTTTACTATCCAGAAAATGAAAAGCCAGTAGATGGAAAAATTAAAGAATACAATGATAAATGGATTGCACCAGGCTATTTTGATACGCATATTCATGGTCTTTTGGAAGAGGATGTAATGAAGAGCAACTGGGAAGGAATTAATAAAATTTCTGAAGGTTTATTACGTGCTGGGGTAACAAGTTGGTTACCAACCACTATTACTGCTGGTCATGATCAATTAATTAAAATTTGTCAGATGTTTGCGGCTAATAAGGGAAAAGAGACCGGTGCTAAAATCCAAGGAATTCATTTTGAGGGTCCATATTTTACTCCAGAACATGGTGGAGCAGAAAATCCAAAATACATGCGAGATCCATCAATTAAAGAGTTACATGAATATGAAGAAGCTTCTGCAGGGATGCTGGTTAAAATGTCGCTAGCACCTGAAAGACAAGGAGCACGTGAATTTGTTAGAGAAGCTGTAAAAGATGGAATAACGATTGCTTTAGGACATTCTAGTTCTAATTTTGAAAAGGCAATTGCATGTATTGAAGCAGGTGCCTCAATGTTTTGCCATACGTATAATGGGATGAATCAATTATCTCAGCATGAACCTAATATAATTGGTGCAGCATATTCAGCACGCTTAGTTACAGATGAATTGATTTGTGATGGTCACCATGTTGAAGAACCAGCGGTCCGTGCGTTAATTAATGCAAAGGGCCCAGAACATATTGCTTTAATCACTGATTGTATGGAAGCGGGTTTAATGCCAGATGGTGACTACATGTTAGGAGAATTGCCAGTTTATGTAAAAGATGGAATGGCTCGCTTAAAAGAAAATAATAATTTAGCTGGAAGTATTTTATTGTTAAAAGATGCAGTAAAAAATCTGGTTAATTGGAATGTAGTAACACCAGAAGATGCAATTATGATGGCTTCTTATGTACCGGCTAATAGCGTAAATATGGCCAAGAAGTGTGGAGTTATCAAGCCAGATCATGATGCAGATTTTATTGTTTTAGATCATAACTTAGAAGTAGAAGAAACTTACTTAAATGGTGTTTCTAGATTTAAAAAACATAAAAGTTACGAGTAG
- a CDS encoding DUF6176 family protein — translation MVKIELTRFRIKKGKEERAQEWMDFLNNHHEDTIGTMAAEKMFIETVFAEKSKDGYMYFYWYSIQGEGGQPVEESENYIDKKHNEYWDECIDETYKPVDMNLEESLITPSINKIIHKN, via the coding sequence ATGGTAAAAATTGAGTTAACACGTTTTAGAATTAAAAAAGGAAAAGAGGAAAGGGCACAGGAATGGATGGACTTTCTCAATAATCATCATGAGGATACAATAGGCACTATGGCTGCTGAGAAAATGTTTATTGAAACAGTTTTTGCTGAAAAGTCTAAAGATGGATATATGTATTTCTACTGGTATTCTATTCAAGGTGAAGGTGGGCAACCTGTAGAAGAATCAGAAAATTATATCGATAAAAAGCATAATGAATACTGGGACGAATGCATCGATGAAACCTATAAACCTGTTGATATGAACTTAGAAGAGAGTCTAATTACTCCAAGCATCAATAAAATTATTCATAAAAACTAG
- a CDS encoding putative ABC transporter permease, producing MPYSLSEIIVLFFTYSVIGWIWETFYCSIKDGHYEYRGFLFGPYCPVYGFAVTTILVCTYKVQDNILLLFIVGMVVATIFEFIASLFLEKVFHLVLWDYSHLWGNIQGRVAPIISLFWGIGVVLLVKFVQPVVQRVINWEEMKTHGALALIIVIVMGTDLVCTIISVEKFHNTTQKWNERINARLDKMHAEIDHVTENWKVRKQMENWREDMIKHIDEIRPKEHLTWNQRRLLRSYTKMKFNDTKHFNNLKQDLIKHGLLK from the coding sequence ATGCCATATTCACTTTCGGAAATTATTGTCTTATTTTTTACCTATTCAGTTATCGGCTGGATTTGGGAAACGTTCTATTGTTCCATTAAAGACGGACACTATGAGTATCGTGGCTTTTTATTTGGACCATATTGTCCTGTGTATGGATTTGCAGTAACTACAATTTTAGTATGTACTTATAAAGTACAAGATAATATTTTACTTCTATTTATTGTAGGGATGGTCGTGGCTACGATATTCGAATTCATTGCTAGTTTATTTTTAGAAAAAGTATTCCATCTAGTGCTTTGGGATTATTCTCATCTATGGGGAAATATCCAAGGTCGTGTAGCTCCAATTATTTCCTTGTTTTGGGGAATTGGAGTGGTTCTCTTAGTAAAATTTGTTCAGCCAGTTGTTCAAAGAGTAATTAACTGGGAAGAAATGAAAACCCATGGGGCATTGGCTCTTATTATTGTCATTGTAATGGGGACCGACCTTGTATGTACCATTATCAGTGTAGAAAAATTCCACAATACTACTCAGAAGTGGAACGAAAGAATCAATGCTCGCTTAGACAAGATGCATGCTGAGATTGACCATGTAACTGAAAATTGGAAAGTTAGAAAACAAATGGAAAATTGGCGTGAAGATATGATTAAGCATATTGATGAAATTCGTCCTAAAGAACATTTAACTTGGAACCAAAGACGTTTATTACGAAGCTACACTAAAATGAAGTTTAATGATACAAAGCACTTCAATAATTTGAAGCAAGATTTAATTAAACATGGTTTGTTAAAATAG
- a CDS encoding NADPH-dependent oxidoreductase — MIHNLTTDAQVNHRSIRKYKNQTLSEEQLTTLYKVFQHTSTSMFMQNASLIHITDPAKKKKIQELCNQKYVGAEGDLFIFVVDLYRNQQIRKQLGHDDGRVHTTDIFFQAMEDTLLAFQNVANAVESMGLGYVALGTVNDHPKAMLKELDLPKLTFPVLGMQVGVPDQEPQLKPRLPLEFSCFENEYKKDFDVKDLADYDQIVTTYYDLRDANRRIDSFTKQISGAKLDNHETDRDELPELLHEQELCLDWK; from the coding sequence ATGATCCATAATTTAACTACTGATGCTCAGGTTAATCACCGCTCAATTCGAAAATATAAAAATCAAACTTTAAGTGAAGAGCAGTTAACTACTTTGTATAAGGTTTTTCAGCATACTTCTACAAGTATGTTTATGCAAAATGCTTCCTTAATACATATAACCGATCCTGCTAAAAAGAAGAAAATTCAGGAACTTTGTAATCAAAAATATGTAGGTGCAGAAGGAGATTTGTTTATCTTTGTAGTTGATTTGTACCGTAATCAGCAAATTCGTAAACAATTAGGTCACGATGATGGCAGAGTTCATACAACTGATATTTTCTTCCAAGCAATGGAAGATACGCTGTTAGCTTTTCAAAATGTTGCTAATGCCGTTGAAAGTATGGGTTTAGGTTATGTTGCTCTTGGTACAGTGAATGATCACCCTAAAGCGATGTTAAAAGAACTAGATTTGCCTAAACTTACTTTTCCTGTTTTAGGGATGCAAGTAGGAGTGCCTGATCAAGAGCCACAATTAAAACCTAGATTACCACTTGAATTTTCTTGCTTTGAAAATGAGTATAAGAAGGACTTTGATGTAAAAGATTTAGCTGATTATGATCAAATTGTTACTACTTATTATGATTTACGTGATGCTAATCGCAGAATTGATTCTTTCACTAAACAAATTTCTGGAGCAAAGCTAGATAATCATGAAACTGATCGTGATGAATTGCCTGAGCTTTTACATGAACAAGAACTTTGCTTAGATTGGAAGTAA
- a CDS encoding FAD-dependent oxidoreductase translates to MKTIENIIIGFGKGGKTLAKFLAQKGEEVLVVEKSNQMYGGTCINIACLPSKRLIIEAGNGMDFVDAVSGKNEMTTLLRNKNYHMLADEKMITVLDGEARFINDHEIEVKTASGVDKYRGKRIFINTGAVPVMLPISGLKESKFLLDSTAAMEQTSLPKELVIIGAGYIGLEFAAMFAKYGSIVTVLDHNSDFIPREDDDISEVVKKDLEDLGVKFELGVEIEKVVDHDDYTSVIYKTKSGEEKQAIGNRILAATGRKPNTAHLGLENTNIKVNSRGAIEVNKHLETSVKDVWAIGDVKGGLQFTYISLDDYRIIKSQLFGNGEYTLESRKNIPYSVFIDPALSEVGLTEKEAKAQGIEYEIHKLPVAAIPKARVAKDTRGLFKALVNPKNNQILGATLYGIESYELINTISLAINQNIPATVLRDQIYTHPTMSEAFNDLFK, encoded by the coding sequence TTGAAAACTATTGAAAATATTATTATCGGTTTTGGTAAAGGTGGAAAAACTTTAGCCAAATTTTTAGCTCAAAAGGGCGAAGAAGTCTTAGTTGTGGAAAAATCTAATCAGATGTACGGAGGAACTTGTATCAATATCGCATGTTTGCCTTCTAAGCGTCTTATTATTGAGGCTGGTAATGGCATGGATTTTGTCGATGCGGTTAGTGGAAAAAATGAAATGACCACGCTTCTAAGAAATAAAAATTATCACATGTTAGCTGATGAAAAGATGATAACTGTCTTAGATGGAGAAGCTAGATTTATTAATGATCACGAAATAGAAGTAAAAACTGCGAGTGGAGTCGATAAATATCGGGGTAAAAGAATCTTTATTAATACGGGAGCAGTTCCAGTAATGCTTCCAATTTCAGGTTTAAAGGAAAGTAAGTTCCTATTAGATTCTACGGCAGCAATGGAACAAACCTCTTTACCAAAAGAATTAGTAATTATTGGAGCAGGGTACATTGGCTTAGAGTTTGCGGCAATGTTTGCTAAATATGGTTCAATAGTTACGGTTTTGGATCATAATTCTGACTTTATTCCTCGTGAAGATGATGATATTAGTGAGGTGGTAAAAAAGGATCTAGAAGATCTAGGAGTTAAGTTTGAATTAGGCGTGGAAATCGAAAAAGTAGTTGATCATGATGACTACACTAGCGTTATTTATAAAACTAAAAGTGGGGAAGAAAAACAAGCTATTGGAAATCGTATTTTAGCTGCTACGGGTCGTAAGCCAAATACTGCTCATCTTGGCTTGGAAAATACTAATATCAAAGTTAATAGTCGTGGAGCAATCGAAGTAAATAAACATTTAGAGACAAGTGTAAAGGATGTTTGGGCAATTGGTGATGTAAAGGGTGGTCTCCAATTTACTTATATTTCTTTGGATGATTATCGTATTATTAAAAGTCAATTATTCGGTAATGGTGAATATACATTAGAAAGTAGAAAGAATATTCCTTATAGTGTCTTTATTGATCCAGCTCTCTCAGAAGTTGGTCTAACTGAAAAAGAAGCAAAGGCTCAAGGAATTGAATATGAAATACACAAATTGCCAGTGGCTGCTATTCCTAAAGCTCGTGTAGCTAAGGATACTCGCGGATTATTTAAGGCGTTGGTAAATCCTAAAAATAATCAAATTTTAGGTGCAACCTTATATGGAATTGAATCGTATGAGCTAATTAATACCATTTCTTTAGCTATTAATCAGAATATTCCAGCCACTGTTTTAAGAGATCAAATTTACACTCATCCAACAATGAGTGAAGCGTTCAACGACCTTTTCAAATAA
- the galE gene encoding UDP-glucose 4-epimerase GalE, translating into MKVLVIGGAGYIGSHAVKGLLEDGNEVVVLDSLYTGHRKAVDKRAKFYQGDIEDKFLVSKILRDENIDAVMHFAAYSLVPESVKKPLKYYDNNVSGMISLLQAMNDANVKYLVFSSSAATYGIPKSLPITEDSPLDPINPYGETKMMMEKIMHWADKADGIKSVALRYFNVAGASSDGSIGEDHGPETHLIPNILKSAIAGDGNFTIFGDDYDTKDGTNVRDYVQVEDLSDAHILALKHLMKTNKSDVFNLGTAHGYSNLEILEAAKKVTGIDIPYTIGPRRGGDPDSLVANSTKARTVLGWQPKHENVEEVIASAWKWHQNHPNGYEDK; encoded by the coding sequence ATGAAAGTATTAGTTATCGGTGGAGCCGGTTATATTGGTTCGCATGCAGTTAAAGGCTTACTTGAAGATGGCAACGAAGTTGTTGTTCTTGATTCTCTTTACACTGGTCACAGAAAAGCTGTTGATAAAAGAGCTAAGTTCTACCAAGGTGATATTGAAGATAAATTTTTAGTAAGTAAAATCCTTCGTGATGAAAATATTGATGCAGTTATGCACTTTGCTGCTTATTCTCTTGTTCCAGAATCTGTTAAAAAGCCTTTGAAATATTACGATAACAATGTTTCTGGCATGATTTCTTTATTACAAGCTATGAATGATGCTAACGTAAAATACTTAGTATTTTCTTCCTCTGCTGCAACTTATGGTATTCCTAAGTCATTACCAATTACTGAAGATAGTCCACTTGATCCAATCAATCCATATGGTGAAACCAAGATGATGATGGAAAAAATTATGCACTGGGCTGATAAGGCTGATGGCATCAAGTCTGTTGCCTTACGTTATTTCAATGTTGCTGGTGCTTCTAGCGATGGTTCAATTGGTGAAGACCATGGTCCTGAAACTCACTTAATTCCAAATATTTTAAAGAGTGCTATTGCGGGTGATGGTAACTTTACTATTTTTGGTGACGACTATGATACTAAAGACGGTACTAACGTACGTGATTACGTTCAAGTTGAAGATTTAAGTGATGCTCATATTCTTGCTTTAAAGCACTTAATGAAAACCAATAAATCCGATGTCTTTAACTTAGGTACTGCTCATGGTTACTCTAACTTAGAAATTCTTGAAGCAGCCAAAAAAGTTACTGGAATTGATATTCCTTATACTATTGGGCCACGTCGTGGTGGTGATCCAGATAGTCTAGTTGCCAATTCAACTAAAGCTAGAACTGTTTTAGGGTGGCAACCTAAACATGAAAATGTTGAAGAAGTAATTGCCTCTGCTTGGAAATGGCACCAAAACCATCCTAACGGTTACGAAGATAAATAA
- a CDS encoding ATP-binding protein has product MTEQKRRIPKRIAQTVLNSLKGGVVPRIGLPYITVGRKAEIEALLHDVDIISEGGASFRFVVGRYGSGKSFLLQAIRNYVMDKNFVVVDGDLSPERRLQGTKGQGLATYRELIQNLATKTRPEGGALPLILDRWINSVQAQVAEESGLSQENSRFSELVDKKIYEVISSLNELVHGFDFAQLLKMYYEAYINNDEETRAKVIKWFRGEYTRKTEAKNELGVNIIISDDDWYEYIKLFAMFFRQAGYTGLMVMVDELVNIYKIPNSISRQYNYEKMLTMYNDALQGKAKYLGIIMGATPQAVEDRRRGVYSYEALRSRLANGKFSKAGASDMYAPVIKLEPLNAEEMLVLTEKLAQMHASLYGYEMTISDEDLATFIKIEYGRVGADSNITPREVIRDFIELLDITLQHPDKQISDLLNSDEFSYTKSEAVSDEKGADYTEFTI; this is encoded by the coding sequence ATGACTGAACAAAAGCGTAGAATCCCTAAAAGAATTGCTCAAACTGTTTTAAATTCTTTAAAGGGTGGCGTAGTGCCACGAATCGGTTTGCCATATATTACGGTTGGAAGAAAGGCAGAAATAGAAGCGTTACTTCATGATGTTGATATTATTAGTGAAGGTGGAGCTTCTTTCCGTTTTGTTGTGGGCCGATATGGTTCGGGAAAAAGCTTTTTACTACAAGCGATTCGTAACTATGTAATGGATAAGAATTTTGTTGTAGTAGATGGCGATCTTTCTCCTGAAAGAAGATTGCAGGGCACTAAGGGACAGGGCCTTGCAACTTATCGTGAGTTAATTCAAAATTTAGCCACTAAGACTCGTCCTGAAGGTGGAGCTTTACCGTTAATTTTAGATCGCTGGATTAATTCAGTTCAAGCACAAGTGGCGGAAGAATCCGGCTTGAGTCAGGAAAATAGTAGATTTTCTGAGTTAGTAGACAAAAAAATCTATGAGGTAATTTCAAGTCTGAACGAACTAGTGCATGGTTTTGATTTTGCGCAGCTTTTAAAGATGTACTATGAGGCCTATATAAATAATGATGAAGAGACTAGGGCAAAAGTAATTAAATGGTTTAGAGGTGAATACACGCGCAAAACAGAGGCTAAAAACGAATTAGGAGTTAACATCATTATTTCAGATGATGATTGGTATGAATATATTAAGCTATTTGCAATGTTCTTTAGACAAGCAGGCTATACGGGATTAATGGTAATGGTTGATGAACTTGTAAATATCTATAAGATTCCTAATAGCATTAGTCGTCAATATAATTATGAAAAAATGTTAACGATGTATAATGATGCTTTACAAGGAAAAGCAAAGTACCTCGGAATTATTATGGGTGCAACGCCACAAGCTGTGGAAGATAGAAGACGAGGAGTTTACAGTTATGAAGCCTTGCGATCACGTTTAGCAAATGGAAAATTTTCAAAAGCAGGTGCCAGTGATATGTATGCACCTGTGATTAAGTTAGAACCTTTAAATGCAGAAGAAATGTTGGTTTTAACTGAGAAATTAGCCCAGATGCATGCTTCACTTTATGGCTATGAAATGACAATTAGTGACGAAGATCTAGCTACTTTTATTAAGATTGAATATGGGCGTGTTGGTGCAGATAGTAATATTACACCGCGTGAAGTAATTCGTGATTTTATTGAGTTGTTGGATATTACCTTACAACATCCAGACAAACAAATTAGCGACTTGCTCAATTCAGATGAGTTTAGCTACACTAAGTCGGAAGCAGTGTCCGATGAAAAAGGAGCAGATTACACTGAATTTACAATTTAG